One part of the Xiphophorus hellerii strain 12219 chromosome 17, Xiphophorus_hellerii-4.1, whole genome shotgun sequence genome encodes these proteins:
- the cradd gene encoding death domain-containing protein CRADD translates to MEPEHRAVLRKFRVQLCDQLLVSDTIVPFLYQEGVLTEAQVEQVEGQLTNRQKNLKLLDLLPNRGPRAFGTFLEALRDFSWIRDRLLLELQNSAGTGPNLAGTGPSGDAAVPARYHGDACRIPDSVLQRVPSDRELSRLAQRLGAEWEAVLLDLGVSSEAVYRCRSDHSLNTGAAVLDGLVLWKRAGGRRATLGRLLRSLEAADLHPSVLEEAVLG, encoded by the exons ATGGAGCCGGAGCACAGGGCGGTGCTCCGGAAGTTCCGGGTGCAGCTGTGCGACCAGTTGCTGGTCAGCGACACCATCGTTCCGTTCCTGTACCAGGAGGGAGTTCTGACGGAGGCCCAGGTGGAGCAGGTGGAGGGTCAGCTGACCAACCGGCAGAAGAACCTGAAACTGCTGGACCTCCTGCCGAACCGCGGCCCGCGGGCCTTCGGCACCTTCCTGGAGGCTCTGCGGGACTTCAGCTGGATCCGGGACCGgttgctgctggagctgcagaaCTCAGCCGGAACCGGGCCGAACTTAGCCGGAACCGGGCCTTCAG GGGACGCTGCGGTTCCGGCCCGTTACCATGGCGACGCCTGCCGGATCCCGGACTCGGTTCTGCAGAGGGTTCCTTCGGACCGGGAGCTGTCCCGGCTGGCGCAGAGACTCGGTGCCGAATGGGAGGCGGTTCTGTTGGACCTGGGCGTGTCCTCCGAAGCGGTGTACCGGTGCCGGTCCGATCACAGCCTGAACACCGGGGCGGCGGTTCTGGACGGCCTGGTTCTGTGGAAGCGGGCTGGCGGGAGGCGGGCCACTCTGGGGCGGCTTCTGCGCAGCCTGGAGGCCGCAGACCTCCACCCGTCGGTCCTGGAGGAGGCCGTGCTGGGATGA